A stretch of Elephas maximus indicus isolate mEleMax1 chromosome 20, mEleMax1 primary haplotype, whole genome shotgun sequence DNA encodes these proteins:
- the TMEM43 gene encoding transmembrane protein 43 codes for MAANYSSTANRREHTKTTASPQPGFLERLSKTSGGMFVGLMTFLLSFYIIFTNEGRALKTATSLAEGLSLVVSPDSIHSVAPENEGRLVHIIGALRTSKLLTDPNYGVHIPAVKLRRHVEMYQWVETEESREYTENGQVKTETRYSYNTEWKSEIVSSKNFDREIGHKNPSAMAVESFTATAPFVQIGRFFLSAGLIDKVDNFKPLSLSKLEDPHVDIIRRGDFFYHSENPKYPEVGDLRVSFSYAGLSGDDPDLGPAHVVTVVARQRGDQLVPYSTKSGDTLLLLHHGDFSAEEVFHREQKSNSLKTWGLRATGWMAMFMGLNLMTRILYTLVDWFPVFRDLVNIGLKAFAFCMATSLTLLTVAAGWLFYRPLWALFIGCLALVPIIIARTRVPAKKLE; via the exons TACTCCAGTACGGCTAACAGAAGAGAACACACGAAAACAACAGCAAGCCCCCAGCCAGGCTTCCTGGAGCGGCTTAGCAAGACCTCGGGTGGCATGTTTGTGGGGCTCATGACCTTCCTGCTGTCCTTCTACATAATTTTCACCAATGAG GGCCGCGCATTGAAGACGGCGACCTCCCTGGCTGAGGGGCTCTCGCTTGTGGTGTCCCCGGACAGCATCCACAGTGTGGCTCCGGAGAACGAGGGGAGGCTGGTGCACATCATAGGGGCCCTGCGGACTTCCAAG CTCTTGACTGATCCAAACTACGGGGTGCATATTCCAGCGGTGAAGCTGCGGCGCCACGTGGAGATGTACCAGTGGGTAGAGACGGAAGAGTCCAG GGAGTACACTGAGAATGGGCAGGTGAAGACGGAGACGAGGTACTCCTACA ATACCGAATGGAAGTCGGAAATTGTCAGCAGCAAAAACTTCGACCGGGAGATTGGGCACAAAAACCCCAG TGCGATGGCGGTGGAGTCATTCACGGCCACAGCCCCCTTTGTCCAAATTGGCAGGTTTTTCCTCTCGGCAG GCCTCATTGACAAAGTCGACAACTTCAAGCCACTGAGCCTGTCCAAGCTGGAGGACCCCCACGTGGACATCATCCGCCGGGGAGACTTTTTCTACCACAGTGAGAACCCTAAGTATCCAGAG GTGGGAGACCTGCGTGTCTCATTTTCCTACGCAGGACTGAGTGGCGATGACCCCGATCTGGGTCCTGCTCATGTG GTCACTGTGGTTGCCCGGCAGCGGGGTGACCAGCTAGTCCCATACTCCACCAAGTCTGGGGACACCTTGCTTCTCCTGCACCACGGGGACTTCTCAGCAGAG GAGGTGTTTCATAGAGAACAAAAGAGCAACTCCTTGAAGACCTGGGGCCTGCGGGCTACTGGCTGGATGGCCATGTTTATGGGCCTCAACCTCATGACCCGGATCCTCTATACCCTGG TGGACTGGTTTCCTGTCTTCCGAGACCTGGTCAACATTGGCCTGAAAGCCTTTGCCTTCTGCATGGCCACCTCACTGACCTTGTTGACTGTGGCTGCTGGGTGGCTCTTCTACCGGCCCCTGTGGGCCCTCTTCATCGGCTGCTTGGCATTGGTGCCCATCATCATTGCTCGGACACGAGTGCCGGCCAAAAAGCTGGAGTGA